One Prunus dulcis chromosome 8, ALMONDv2, whole genome shotgun sequence DNA window includes the following coding sequences:
- the LOC117636568 gene encoding uncharacterized protein LOC117636568 isoform X3, which translates to MDGKEDGEAYEEQASSPIQVLQEISEEAFKMAGETLQNMYSGNSSMPPLAPGHRRSQSEVVTTRHRRSNSLQKLKCQMQKAFKWGSNSRGDLRLAFNPEVLANQKRQWYQLHSRSKDRIKLSEPDSLFEHFIIAGLHPDVNLETVEGAFFKRRKWEMDMINSGIVDLTLLQQRGPPIPTLEPQILFKYPPGKRLAMRLKDLAAFCFPGGVKARLMEKTPSLSDLNQVVYGQEHLGKDDLAFIFSLKVADNATLYGICLHVSEIVQRPPAILGISSPHPHSSGGLFRFLVSAPRCYCVLSRVPSFELHYEMLNSIIQEERLNRITQFASEISLHDYVPTLPKVHDEMNDHDDSLHKESFYDWMDSAIPVDSALALTAAGAGIRSDDETPPSSLKIWEPQSPESVTASESSDFSQVRYLDKDGRKDSQCSDDYGFEAIETHSETSERIYGSYGNGHTSPEVGPSFSSRNRTLESLGSSEYLFRNGHTSPEVGTSFSSRSRTLERLGSSESLFSPARSMVSEDDDDDLFSNCEKEFGDELIMEWARENKNDLLQIVCGFHALPLPQPGSELAFQPLEHLQAIEYRRPPVTALGFDEKSLDSFEDPGVNAKLAAAEEAFALSLWTTATICRVLSLESILALVAGVLLEKQVVVVCPNLGVLSATVLSLIPMIRPFQWQSLMLPVLPGKMLDFLDAPVPFIIGIQQIPADLKRKAWDPVQVNVQKDQVKMCHLPTLPRHKDLASELGPIHARLSREGSFAKKHPVYRCNEVQVEAAGQFLDVMKNYLESLCSELRFLYFLKIASLIPFLARTGHLSSCL; encoded by the exons ATGGatggaaaagaagatggtGAAGCATACGAAGAGCAGGCTTCCTCGCCTATTCAGGTTTTGCAGGAGATATCCGAGGAGGCATTTAAAATGGCAGGGGAGACACTGCAAAACATGTACTCGGGTAATTCGAGCATGCCGCCATTGGCACCAGGGCATAGACGCTCCCAAAGTGAAGTTGTAACTACGAGACACCGGCGCAGTAACAGCTTGCAGAAATTGAAATGTCAAATGCAGAAGGCTTTTAAATGGGGTAGCAATTCGCGGGGGGATTTGCGATTGGCTTTCAATCCTGAGGTTTTGGCAAACCAAAAACGCCAATGGTATCAGCTTCACTCCAGATCAAAG GACCGTATAAAATTGTCGGAGCCAGATTCACTGTTTGAGCATTTTATTATCGCGGGGCTTCATCCTGATGTTAACCTTGAGACTGTGGAGGGTGCATTTTTCAAGAGAAGGAAATGGGAGATGGATATGATAAACTCTGGAATAGTAGACCTTACATTGCTACAGCAGCGGGGACCTCCAATCCCAACATTAGAACCTCAG atactttttaaatatccTCCTGGGAAGCGGCTAGCAATGCGTTTGAAAGATTTAGctgccttttgttttcctgGAGGGGTTAAG GCACGGTTAATGGAGAAGACTCCTTCACTAAGTGATTTGAATCAAGTTGTTTATGGACAG GAGCATTTAGGCAAAGATGATTTAGCATTTATTTTCTCACTCAAG GTGGCAGACAATGCAACACTTTATGGTATTTGCCTACATGTGTCAGAAATTGTTCAGAGGCCTCCTGCTATCTTAGGCATCTCATCCCCTCATCCTCATTCATCTGGAGGACTCTTCCGTTTTTTGGTTTCTGCACCTCGATGCTACTGTGTGCTATCCAGAGTTCCTTCTTTTGAGTTACATTACGAGATGCTCAATAG TATCATTCAAGAGGAGCGTCTGAATCGAATAACACAATTTGCTAGTGAAATATCCCTCCATGATTATGTTCCTACATTGCCCAAAGTACATGATGAAATGAATGATCATGATGATTCCCTTCATAAGGAGTCATTTTATGATTGGATGGACTCTGCAATACCTGTTGACAGTGCACTAGCCCTTACGGCTGCGGGTGCAGGAATTAGATCGGATGATGAGACTCCACCTTCTTCACTCAAGATATGGGAACCTCAGTCCCCTGAAAGTGTTACTGCTAGTGAGAGTTCAGATTTTAGTCAAGTACGGTATTTAGACAAGGATGGTAGAAAAGATTCACAATGTTCTGATGACTATGGTTTTGAGGCCATAGAAACTCACTCGGAGACTTCAGAAAGAATATATGGAAGCTATGGAAATGGCCACACTTCTCCAGAGGTTGGGCCATCTTTCTCCTCCAGGAATCGCACATTGGAGAGTCTTGGGAGTTCTGAATATCTATTTAG AAATGGCCATACTTCTCCAGAGGTTGGGACATCATTTTCCTCCAGGAGTCGCACATTGGAACGTCTTGGGAGTTCTGAATCTCTATTCAG TCCAGCTAgaagcatggtatcagaggaTGATGACGATGACCTTTTCTCAAATTGTGAGAAAGAGTTTGGTGATGAATTGATAATGGAATGGGCTAGG GAGAATAAGAACGATTTGCTACAGATTGTTTGTGGTTTTCATGCTCTGCCTCTTCCCCAACCAGGAAGTGAACTAGCTTTTCAACCTCTTGAACATCTACAGGCTATTGAGTATAGGCGACCTCCAGTTACTGCCCTTGGTTTTGATGAAAAAAGTTTAGATTCATTTGAAGATCCTGGG GTCAATGCTAAATTGGCTGCTGCTGAGGAAGCTTTTGCACTATCACTATGGACGACTGCTACAATTTGCCGAGTTCTCTCCCTTGAAAGC ATTTTAGCGTTGGTTGCGGGTGTATTACTAGAAAAACAAGTGGTAGTAGTGTGTCCGAATCTG GGTGTGCTATCAGCTACAGTGTTATCTCTCATTCCCATGATTCGTCCATTTCAATGGCAGAGTTTAATGCTTCCT GTTCTACCAGGGAAaatgcttgattttcttgacGCCCCAGTTCCGTTTATT ATCGGGATACAACAAATTCCTGCAGATCTAAAGAGGAAAGCATGGGATCCTGTTCAAGTTAATGTGCAAAAGGATCAG GTGAAAATGTGTCATTTGCCAACACTTCCAAGACATAAAGATCTAGCCTCTGAACTAGGGCCCATCCATGCTAGACTGTCACGTGAAGGTTCATTTGCTaaaaagcatcctgtatatAGGTGCAACGAAGTGCAG GTCGAAGCTGCAGGTCAGTTTTTAGACGTCATGAAGAACTACTTGGAGTCACTTTGTTCTGAGCTAAG GTTTCTTTACTTCTTAAAGATAGCTTCATTGATTCCTTTCCTAGCAAGGACCGGTCATTTATCAAG TTGTTTGTAG
- the LOC117636568 gene encoding uncharacterized protein LOC117636568 isoform X4, translating to MDGKEDGEAYEEQASSPIQVLQEISEEAFKMAGETLQNMYSGNSSMPPLAPGHRRSQSEVVTTRHRRSNSLQKLKCQMQKAFKWGSNSRGDLRLAFNPEVLANQKRQWYQLHSRSKDRIKLSEPDSLFEHFIIAGLHPDVNLETVEGAFFKRRKWEMDMINSGIVDLTLLQQRGPPIPTLEPQILFKYPPGKRLAMRLKDLAAFCFPGGVKARLMEKTPSLSDLNQVVYGQEHLGKDDLAFIFSLKVADNATLYGICLHVSEIVQRPPAILGISSPHPHSSGGLFRFLVSAPRCYCVLSRVPSFELHYEMLNSIIQEERLNRITQFASEISLHDYVPTLPKVHDEMNDHDDSLHKESFYDWMDSAIPVDSALALTAAGAGIRSDDETPPSSLKIWEPQSPESVTASESSDFSQVRYLDKDGRKDSQCSDDYGFEAIETHSETSERIYGSYGNGHTSPEVGPSFSSRNRTLESLGSSEYLFRNGHTSPEVGTSFSSRSRTLERLGSSESLFSPARSMVSEDDDDDLFSNCEKEFGDELIMEWARENKNDLLQIVCGFHALPLPQPGSELAFQPLEHLQAIEYRRPPVTALGFDEKSLDSFEDPGVNAKLAAAEEAFALSLWTTATICRVLSLESILALVAGVLLEKQVVVVCPNLGVLSATVLSLIPMIRPFQWQSLMLPVLPGKMLDFLDAPVPFIIGIQQIPADLKRKAWDPVQVNVQKDQVEAAGQFLDVMKNYLESLCSELRSYTITSVQSNNDRVSLLLKDSFIDSFPSKDRSFIKLFVDTQMFTVLSDSRLSSFENGDP from the exons ATGGatggaaaagaagatggtGAAGCATACGAAGAGCAGGCTTCCTCGCCTATTCAGGTTTTGCAGGAGATATCCGAGGAGGCATTTAAAATGGCAGGGGAGACACTGCAAAACATGTACTCGGGTAATTCGAGCATGCCGCCATTGGCACCAGGGCATAGACGCTCCCAAAGTGAAGTTGTAACTACGAGACACCGGCGCAGTAACAGCTTGCAGAAATTGAAATGTCAAATGCAGAAGGCTTTTAAATGGGGTAGCAATTCGCGGGGGGATTTGCGATTGGCTTTCAATCCTGAGGTTTTGGCAAACCAAAAACGCCAATGGTATCAGCTTCACTCCAGATCAAAG GACCGTATAAAATTGTCGGAGCCAGATTCACTGTTTGAGCATTTTATTATCGCGGGGCTTCATCCTGATGTTAACCTTGAGACTGTGGAGGGTGCATTTTTCAAGAGAAGGAAATGGGAGATGGATATGATAAACTCTGGAATAGTAGACCTTACATTGCTACAGCAGCGGGGACCTCCAATCCCAACATTAGAACCTCAG atactttttaaatatccTCCTGGGAAGCGGCTAGCAATGCGTTTGAAAGATTTAGctgccttttgttttcctgGAGGGGTTAAG GCACGGTTAATGGAGAAGACTCCTTCACTAAGTGATTTGAATCAAGTTGTTTATGGACAG GAGCATTTAGGCAAAGATGATTTAGCATTTATTTTCTCACTCAAG GTGGCAGACAATGCAACACTTTATGGTATTTGCCTACATGTGTCAGAAATTGTTCAGAGGCCTCCTGCTATCTTAGGCATCTCATCCCCTCATCCTCATTCATCTGGAGGACTCTTCCGTTTTTTGGTTTCTGCACCTCGATGCTACTGTGTGCTATCCAGAGTTCCTTCTTTTGAGTTACATTACGAGATGCTCAATAG TATCATTCAAGAGGAGCGTCTGAATCGAATAACACAATTTGCTAGTGAAATATCCCTCCATGATTATGTTCCTACATTGCCCAAAGTACATGATGAAATGAATGATCATGATGATTCCCTTCATAAGGAGTCATTTTATGATTGGATGGACTCTGCAATACCTGTTGACAGTGCACTAGCCCTTACGGCTGCGGGTGCAGGAATTAGATCGGATGATGAGACTCCACCTTCTTCACTCAAGATATGGGAACCTCAGTCCCCTGAAAGTGTTACTGCTAGTGAGAGTTCAGATTTTAGTCAAGTACGGTATTTAGACAAGGATGGTAGAAAAGATTCACAATGTTCTGATGACTATGGTTTTGAGGCCATAGAAACTCACTCGGAGACTTCAGAAAGAATATATGGAAGCTATGGAAATGGCCACACTTCTCCAGAGGTTGGGCCATCTTTCTCCTCCAGGAATCGCACATTGGAGAGTCTTGGGAGTTCTGAATATCTATTTAG AAATGGCCATACTTCTCCAGAGGTTGGGACATCATTTTCCTCCAGGAGTCGCACATTGGAACGTCTTGGGAGTTCTGAATCTCTATTCAG TCCAGCTAgaagcatggtatcagaggaTGATGACGATGACCTTTTCTCAAATTGTGAGAAAGAGTTTGGTGATGAATTGATAATGGAATGGGCTAGG GAGAATAAGAACGATTTGCTACAGATTGTTTGTGGTTTTCATGCTCTGCCTCTTCCCCAACCAGGAAGTGAACTAGCTTTTCAACCTCTTGAACATCTACAGGCTATTGAGTATAGGCGACCTCCAGTTACTGCCCTTGGTTTTGATGAAAAAAGTTTAGATTCATTTGAAGATCCTGGG GTCAATGCTAAATTGGCTGCTGCTGAGGAAGCTTTTGCACTATCACTATGGACGACTGCTACAATTTGCCGAGTTCTCTCCCTTGAAAGC ATTTTAGCGTTGGTTGCGGGTGTATTACTAGAAAAACAAGTGGTAGTAGTGTGTCCGAATCTG GGTGTGCTATCAGCTACAGTGTTATCTCTCATTCCCATGATTCGTCCATTTCAATGGCAGAGTTTAATGCTTCCT GTTCTACCAGGGAAaatgcttgattttcttgacGCCCCAGTTCCGTTTATT ATCGGGATACAACAAATTCCTGCAGATCTAAAGAGGAAAGCATGGGATCCTGTTCAAGTTAATGTGCAAAAGGATCAG GTCGAAGCTGCAGGTCAGTTTTTAGACGTCATGAAGAACTACTTGGAGTCACTTTGTTCTGAGCTAAGGTCTTACACAATAACGAGTGTACAATCAAACAATGACAGG GTTTCTTTACTTCTTAAAGATAGCTTCATTGATTCCTTTCCTAGCAAGGACCGGTCATTTATCAAG TTGTTTGTAGACACACAAATGTTCACTGTTCTATCGGACTCTCGCCTGTCAAGCTTTGAGAATGGTGACCCCTAA
- the LOC117636568 gene encoding uncharacterized protein LOC117636568 isoform X1, with product MDGKEDGEAYEEQASSPIQVLQEISEEAFKMAGETLQNMYSGNSSMPPLAPGHRRSQSEVVTTRHRRSNSLQKLKCQMQKAFKWGSNSRGDLRLAFNPEVLANQKRQWYQLHSRSKDRIKLSEPDSLFEHFIIAGLHPDVNLETVEGAFFKRRKWEMDMINSGIVDLTLLQQRGPPIPTLEPQILFKYPPGKRLAMRLKDLAAFCFPGGVKARLMEKTPSLSDLNQVVYGQEHLGKDDLAFIFSLKVADNATLYGICLHVSEIVQRPPAILGISSPHPHSSGGLFRFLVSAPRCYCVLSRVPSFELHYEMLNSIIQEERLNRITQFASEISLHDYVPTLPKVHDEMNDHDDSLHKESFYDWMDSAIPVDSALALTAAGAGIRSDDETPPSSLKIWEPQSPESVTASESSDFSQVRYLDKDGRKDSQCSDDYGFEAIETHSETSERIYGSYGNGHTSPEVGPSFSSRNRTLESLGSSEYLFRNGHTSPEVGTSFSSRSRTLERLGSSESLFSPARSMVSEDDDDDLFSNCEKEFGDELIMEWARENKNDLLQIVCGFHALPLPQPGSELAFQPLEHLQAIEYRRPPVTALGFDEKSLDSFEDPGVNAKLAAAEEAFALSLWTTATICRVLSLESILALVAGVLLEKQVVVVCPNLGVLSATVLSLIPMIRPFQWQSLMLPVLPGKMLDFLDAPVPFIIGIQQIPADLKRKAWDPVQVNVQKDQVKMCHLPTLPRHKDLASELGPIHARLSREGSFAKKHPVYRCNEVQVEAAGQFLDVMKNYLESLCSELRSYTITSVQSNNDRVSLLLKDSFIDSFPSKDRSFIKLFVDTQMFTVLSDSRLSSFENGDP from the exons ATGGatggaaaagaagatggtGAAGCATACGAAGAGCAGGCTTCCTCGCCTATTCAGGTTTTGCAGGAGATATCCGAGGAGGCATTTAAAATGGCAGGGGAGACACTGCAAAACATGTACTCGGGTAATTCGAGCATGCCGCCATTGGCACCAGGGCATAGACGCTCCCAAAGTGAAGTTGTAACTACGAGACACCGGCGCAGTAACAGCTTGCAGAAATTGAAATGTCAAATGCAGAAGGCTTTTAAATGGGGTAGCAATTCGCGGGGGGATTTGCGATTGGCTTTCAATCCTGAGGTTTTGGCAAACCAAAAACGCCAATGGTATCAGCTTCACTCCAGATCAAAG GACCGTATAAAATTGTCGGAGCCAGATTCACTGTTTGAGCATTTTATTATCGCGGGGCTTCATCCTGATGTTAACCTTGAGACTGTGGAGGGTGCATTTTTCAAGAGAAGGAAATGGGAGATGGATATGATAAACTCTGGAATAGTAGACCTTACATTGCTACAGCAGCGGGGACCTCCAATCCCAACATTAGAACCTCAG atactttttaaatatccTCCTGGGAAGCGGCTAGCAATGCGTTTGAAAGATTTAGctgccttttgttttcctgGAGGGGTTAAG GCACGGTTAATGGAGAAGACTCCTTCACTAAGTGATTTGAATCAAGTTGTTTATGGACAG GAGCATTTAGGCAAAGATGATTTAGCATTTATTTTCTCACTCAAG GTGGCAGACAATGCAACACTTTATGGTATTTGCCTACATGTGTCAGAAATTGTTCAGAGGCCTCCTGCTATCTTAGGCATCTCATCCCCTCATCCTCATTCATCTGGAGGACTCTTCCGTTTTTTGGTTTCTGCACCTCGATGCTACTGTGTGCTATCCAGAGTTCCTTCTTTTGAGTTACATTACGAGATGCTCAATAG TATCATTCAAGAGGAGCGTCTGAATCGAATAACACAATTTGCTAGTGAAATATCCCTCCATGATTATGTTCCTACATTGCCCAAAGTACATGATGAAATGAATGATCATGATGATTCCCTTCATAAGGAGTCATTTTATGATTGGATGGACTCTGCAATACCTGTTGACAGTGCACTAGCCCTTACGGCTGCGGGTGCAGGAATTAGATCGGATGATGAGACTCCACCTTCTTCACTCAAGATATGGGAACCTCAGTCCCCTGAAAGTGTTACTGCTAGTGAGAGTTCAGATTTTAGTCAAGTACGGTATTTAGACAAGGATGGTAGAAAAGATTCACAATGTTCTGATGACTATGGTTTTGAGGCCATAGAAACTCACTCGGAGACTTCAGAAAGAATATATGGAAGCTATGGAAATGGCCACACTTCTCCAGAGGTTGGGCCATCTTTCTCCTCCAGGAATCGCACATTGGAGAGTCTTGGGAGTTCTGAATATCTATTTAG AAATGGCCATACTTCTCCAGAGGTTGGGACATCATTTTCCTCCAGGAGTCGCACATTGGAACGTCTTGGGAGTTCTGAATCTCTATTCAG TCCAGCTAgaagcatggtatcagaggaTGATGACGATGACCTTTTCTCAAATTGTGAGAAAGAGTTTGGTGATGAATTGATAATGGAATGGGCTAGG GAGAATAAGAACGATTTGCTACAGATTGTTTGTGGTTTTCATGCTCTGCCTCTTCCCCAACCAGGAAGTGAACTAGCTTTTCAACCTCTTGAACATCTACAGGCTATTGAGTATAGGCGACCTCCAGTTACTGCCCTTGGTTTTGATGAAAAAAGTTTAGATTCATTTGAAGATCCTGGG GTCAATGCTAAATTGGCTGCTGCTGAGGAAGCTTTTGCACTATCACTATGGACGACTGCTACAATTTGCCGAGTTCTCTCCCTTGAAAGC ATTTTAGCGTTGGTTGCGGGTGTATTACTAGAAAAACAAGTGGTAGTAGTGTGTCCGAATCTG GGTGTGCTATCAGCTACAGTGTTATCTCTCATTCCCATGATTCGTCCATTTCAATGGCAGAGTTTAATGCTTCCT GTTCTACCAGGGAAaatgcttgattttcttgacGCCCCAGTTCCGTTTATT ATCGGGATACAACAAATTCCTGCAGATCTAAAGAGGAAAGCATGGGATCCTGTTCAAGTTAATGTGCAAAAGGATCAG GTGAAAATGTGTCATTTGCCAACACTTCCAAGACATAAAGATCTAGCCTCTGAACTAGGGCCCATCCATGCTAGACTGTCACGTGAAGGTTCATTTGCTaaaaagcatcctgtatatAGGTGCAACGAAGTGCAG GTCGAAGCTGCAGGTCAGTTTTTAGACGTCATGAAGAACTACTTGGAGTCACTTTGTTCTGAGCTAAGGTCTTACACAATAACGAGTGTACAATCAAACAATGACAGG GTTTCTTTACTTCTTAAAGATAGCTTCATTGATTCCTTTCCTAGCAAGGACCGGTCATTTATCAAG TTGTTTGTAGACACACAAATGTTCACTGTTCTATCGGACTCTCGCCTGTCAAGCTTTGAGAATGGTGACCCCTAA
- the LOC117636568 gene encoding uncharacterized protein LOC117636568 isoform X2 — translation MDGKEDGEAYEEQASSPIQVLQEISEEAFKMAGETLQNMYSGNSSMPPLAPGHRRSQSEVVTTRHRRSNSLQKLKCQMQKAFKWGSNSRGDLRLAFNPEVLANQKRQWYQLHSRSKDRIKLSEPDSLFEHFIIAGLHPDVNLETVEGAFFKRRKWEMDMINSGIVDLTLLQQRGPPIPTLEPQILFKYPPGKRLAMRLKDLAAFCFPGGVKARLMEKTPSLSDLNQVVYGQVADNATLYGICLHVSEIVQRPPAILGISSPHPHSSGGLFRFLVSAPRCYCVLSRVPSFELHYEMLNSIIQEERLNRITQFASEISLHDYVPTLPKVHDEMNDHDDSLHKESFYDWMDSAIPVDSALALTAAGAGIRSDDETPPSSLKIWEPQSPESVTASESSDFSQVRYLDKDGRKDSQCSDDYGFEAIETHSETSERIYGSYGNGHTSPEVGPSFSSRNRTLESLGSSEYLFRNGHTSPEVGTSFSSRSRTLERLGSSESLFSPARSMVSEDDDDDLFSNCEKEFGDELIMEWARENKNDLLQIVCGFHALPLPQPGSELAFQPLEHLQAIEYRRPPVTALGFDEKSLDSFEDPGVNAKLAAAEEAFALSLWTTATICRVLSLESILALVAGVLLEKQVVVVCPNLGVLSATVLSLIPMIRPFQWQSLMLPVLPGKMLDFLDAPVPFIIGIQQIPADLKRKAWDPVQVNVQKDQVKMCHLPTLPRHKDLASELGPIHARLSREGSFAKKHPVYRCNEVQVEAAGQFLDVMKNYLESLCSELRSYTITSVQSNNDRVSLLLKDSFIDSFPSKDRSFIKLFVDTQMFTVLSDSRLSSFENGDP, via the exons ATGGatggaaaagaagatggtGAAGCATACGAAGAGCAGGCTTCCTCGCCTATTCAGGTTTTGCAGGAGATATCCGAGGAGGCATTTAAAATGGCAGGGGAGACACTGCAAAACATGTACTCGGGTAATTCGAGCATGCCGCCATTGGCACCAGGGCATAGACGCTCCCAAAGTGAAGTTGTAACTACGAGACACCGGCGCAGTAACAGCTTGCAGAAATTGAAATGTCAAATGCAGAAGGCTTTTAAATGGGGTAGCAATTCGCGGGGGGATTTGCGATTGGCTTTCAATCCTGAGGTTTTGGCAAACCAAAAACGCCAATGGTATCAGCTTCACTCCAGATCAAAG GACCGTATAAAATTGTCGGAGCCAGATTCACTGTTTGAGCATTTTATTATCGCGGGGCTTCATCCTGATGTTAACCTTGAGACTGTGGAGGGTGCATTTTTCAAGAGAAGGAAATGGGAGATGGATATGATAAACTCTGGAATAGTAGACCTTACATTGCTACAGCAGCGGGGACCTCCAATCCCAACATTAGAACCTCAG atactttttaaatatccTCCTGGGAAGCGGCTAGCAATGCGTTTGAAAGATTTAGctgccttttgttttcctgGAGGGGTTAAG GCACGGTTAATGGAGAAGACTCCTTCACTAAGTGATTTGAATCAAGTTGTTTATGGACAG GTGGCAGACAATGCAACACTTTATGGTATTTGCCTACATGTGTCAGAAATTGTTCAGAGGCCTCCTGCTATCTTAGGCATCTCATCCCCTCATCCTCATTCATCTGGAGGACTCTTCCGTTTTTTGGTTTCTGCACCTCGATGCTACTGTGTGCTATCCAGAGTTCCTTCTTTTGAGTTACATTACGAGATGCTCAATAG TATCATTCAAGAGGAGCGTCTGAATCGAATAACACAATTTGCTAGTGAAATATCCCTCCATGATTATGTTCCTACATTGCCCAAAGTACATGATGAAATGAATGATCATGATGATTCCCTTCATAAGGAGTCATTTTATGATTGGATGGACTCTGCAATACCTGTTGACAGTGCACTAGCCCTTACGGCTGCGGGTGCAGGAATTAGATCGGATGATGAGACTCCACCTTCTTCACTCAAGATATGGGAACCTCAGTCCCCTGAAAGTGTTACTGCTAGTGAGAGTTCAGATTTTAGTCAAGTACGGTATTTAGACAAGGATGGTAGAAAAGATTCACAATGTTCTGATGACTATGGTTTTGAGGCCATAGAAACTCACTCGGAGACTTCAGAAAGAATATATGGAAGCTATGGAAATGGCCACACTTCTCCAGAGGTTGGGCCATCTTTCTCCTCCAGGAATCGCACATTGGAGAGTCTTGGGAGTTCTGAATATCTATTTAG AAATGGCCATACTTCTCCAGAGGTTGGGACATCATTTTCCTCCAGGAGTCGCACATTGGAACGTCTTGGGAGTTCTGAATCTCTATTCAG TCCAGCTAgaagcatggtatcagaggaTGATGACGATGACCTTTTCTCAAATTGTGAGAAAGAGTTTGGTGATGAATTGATAATGGAATGGGCTAGG GAGAATAAGAACGATTTGCTACAGATTGTTTGTGGTTTTCATGCTCTGCCTCTTCCCCAACCAGGAAGTGAACTAGCTTTTCAACCTCTTGAACATCTACAGGCTATTGAGTATAGGCGACCTCCAGTTACTGCCCTTGGTTTTGATGAAAAAAGTTTAGATTCATTTGAAGATCCTGGG GTCAATGCTAAATTGGCTGCTGCTGAGGAAGCTTTTGCACTATCACTATGGACGACTGCTACAATTTGCCGAGTTCTCTCCCTTGAAAGC ATTTTAGCGTTGGTTGCGGGTGTATTACTAGAAAAACAAGTGGTAGTAGTGTGTCCGAATCTG GGTGTGCTATCAGCTACAGTGTTATCTCTCATTCCCATGATTCGTCCATTTCAATGGCAGAGTTTAATGCTTCCT GTTCTACCAGGGAAaatgcttgattttcttgacGCCCCAGTTCCGTTTATT ATCGGGATACAACAAATTCCTGCAGATCTAAAGAGGAAAGCATGGGATCCTGTTCAAGTTAATGTGCAAAAGGATCAG GTGAAAATGTGTCATTTGCCAACACTTCCAAGACATAAAGATCTAGCCTCTGAACTAGGGCCCATCCATGCTAGACTGTCACGTGAAGGTTCATTTGCTaaaaagcatcctgtatatAGGTGCAACGAAGTGCAG GTCGAAGCTGCAGGTCAGTTTTTAGACGTCATGAAGAACTACTTGGAGTCACTTTGTTCTGAGCTAAGGTCTTACACAATAACGAGTGTACAATCAAACAATGACAGG GTTTCTTTACTTCTTAAAGATAGCTTCATTGATTCCTTTCCTAGCAAGGACCGGTCATTTATCAAG TTGTTTGTAGACACACAAATGTTCACTGTTCTATCGGACTCTCGCCTGTCAAGCTTTGAGAATGGTGACCCCTAA